Genomic segment of Paenibacillus sp. FSL R5-0623:
TCAGATGATATGGACGTTCTGGCAGAATGCCGTAATTTTGCACCGCTTTATGATATACCGGAAGAGAGCGCGACGGGCACATCCAATGGTGCAATGCTCTGTTATTTATCCCAGTACAACCAGCTTACAGATCCTCATCTTCACACGTACACGATCAGACAAGGGTATACCATGAACCGCCCCTCCGAGATCCGAGCCAGATTAACGCTGGGCAGCTCTAATGAAATCACACAGATTCAGGTTGGCGGTAATGCAATTCATATCGAAAACATTCAAATACACCTCCCTTAATGGGAGGTGTTTTACGTACGTAGGATATGAGAATTATGTACTTGAATGATCTTAAATCATTGAATTTGTTGTAAAAATCGTAGTACCGCTACCTCCAACTGGTTCAGCCCTGGCTGCTCTATAGGAAAATGGCCTGCCCCTTCCAAGATCACACATTCCTTGTCCACCACCAGACGATCAAAAAAAGATTGGCTGAACCTGATCGGTGTCATGGGGTCCAGTTCAGGGTGAACCAACAGGACCGGACACTGGTTGAACTGTTCCGGGCTTACCTCCGGTTTTTTATTAAGGAATGTTCTTAATAATTCCAACGGAATACGTGTAGCTGCCGCTTGTGGATCATCCATAATAAGCCGGGTTAAGTCCTTGTTATTGGTAATCAGTTGCATTCGGGATACCTGTTTGACCGAAATAGGTACATGATCCAGCAGACCAGGGAACAGATCCATCATCCGTTTTCCCGCCCGGCTTACCAGACGATTCGGCGCAAGCTGATCACGCATTTCCGGGTTACTCGTATCTACAAATGTAGTTGCAATCAAACCCTTAACACGCTTGCTGCGTGCACTAGTGTGATAGGCAAGCATACCTCCGATACTACTTCCCAATACAACGATTGGCTTGTCGTCTTTTTTGTATTCCCGTTCGATGAGTGACACAAGCAGCTCTATCCATAGTTCGTAGTTGATACGTGTACCAGACATTGCGTAACTTAACCCATACGGTGGAAGATCTGGCGACACCACCTCGTATCCATGCCGCTGCAACATACGGGCATACGGAGCAAGCAACCTGCCATTGCCTCCCGCCCCATGAATGAATAGGATTTTGATTGAAGACTCCGGCGCAGGTAAACGATCGATATGCAGATGAACCCCATTTGACTCCCACCACTCTTCCTCAGGAACCGTATGCTCCCCTAACCTCACTTCTTCCGGGAAAAAGGCCTGATATTGTTTCCAATAGGGATGTGTTGTCTGATAGGAAGGCAAACTTTTTTTCATACGGGTACATTCTCCTCTTTTCGTATACAAAAAAAGCCGTACAGTGTACGACTTTTCGTTAGGAATACGTCTATGACCATACTTCTTTTTATAACACCTTCGTATATCTGTCAATCGGGAAACTGTACATTGCCCGGTACGATATATGCACCGCCTGACCCATCATTAGACAGAGCCGGGATCGTGTCATTTAATACCTGACCGCGAATATCGGTAATACGCACGTTTAGTTTTTCTTTGCCCAGTCCAGTTCCGAGGAAATGATTATAGTCTTGCTTTTCAAGATTGAGCCACGTACCATCCTTCTGTTTCACTTCGAACTTTAGCACCGGATATTTGTGATTACGAACCTGAATGGCTGCCCACCACTGACTGCTGCCTTCCTTAATCCGATAGGAGACGTTGCCTTGAATTGGGGCTTTGACCACTTTCCAGCTGATATTGATTTTGCCTGCCTTTGGGTCACCGATCAGGTTAAAGGCATTCGGTGAGAGATCCAGCGCTCCACTGGCGCCTTCTGGATAGAGATCTGTTACATAGACGGTTGTTTTGCCTTTAGGACCCTGTACCTCGAGATAGGCTCCCGCTAAAGCGGCTTTGACACCGTTATAATTGAGTTGGAACGGATTAAGTGCAGTAATCTTCATGTCCGCCGGGATGGGATCAAGCAACACTGCACCTCCAGAGTAGCCTGAGCCTGTATACGTCGCATAACCCTGATATGTATCGTTCCATGCAGCAGATGCAGGCAGAGCAAATAATACGAGACTGAGCAACATCCCTGTACCGGCCCATTTTAACCGTTGAAATCTACTTCTCTTGTTCATGAGCTATTCCTCCTCGTTCGTTCTCGTGTACATAGTGC
This window contains:
- a CDS encoding alpha/beta hydrolase, whose translation is MKKSLPSYQTTHPYWKQYQAFFPEEVRLGEHTVPEEEWWESNGVHLHIDRLPAPESSIKILFIHGAGGNGRLLAPYARMLQRHGYEVVSPDLPPYGLSYAMSGTRINYELWIELLVSLIEREYKKDDKPIVVLGSSIGGMLAYHTSARSKRVKGLIATTFVDTSNPEMRDQLAPNRLVSRAGKRMMDLFPGLLDHVPISVKQVSRMQLITNNKDLTRLIMDDPQAAATRIPLELLRTFLNKKPEVSPEQFNQCPVLLVHPELDPMTPIRFSQSFFDRLVVDKECVILEGAGHFPIEQPGLNQLEVAVLRFLQQIQ
- a CDS encoding expansin EXLX1 family cellulose-binding protein; this translates as MNKRSRFQRLKWAGTGMLLSLVLFALPASAAWNDTYQGYATYTGSGYSGGAVLLDPIPADMKITALNPFQLNYNGVKAALAGAYLEVQGPKGKTTVYVTDLYPEGASGALDLSPNAFNLIGDPKAGKINISWKVVKAPIQGNVSYRIKEGSSQWWAAIQVRNHKYPVLKFEVKQKDGTWLNLEKQDYNHFLGTGLGKEKLNVRITDIRGQVLNDTIPALSNDGSGGAYIVPGNVQFPD